In the Gossypium arboreum isolate Shixiya-1 chromosome 10, ASM2569848v2, whole genome shotgun sequence genome, one interval contains:
- the LOC108450934 gene encoding uncharacterized protein LOC108450934 yields the protein MSTRGTRGWGTRGRGRGRRGARTESLATDTIPVVDASKTPVSPMTDSGTRPYDCTAGDDALSQAMLRILERVARPNTSTESRGSVSERLRSNGAEVFKGISGVAPNVAEYWLEATERIMDDLDCKAEQKLKRAISLLREEAYYYVDARRKEFLNLTQGDRSVTEYEAEFLRLSRYARGIVATEYERCVRFEDGLRDSLRVLIAPQRERDFATLVEKAKIAEDVKRAKLQSWEKKRSKNKIDLKPSNSDQRHRKSARADGPVRAEAPIAAFRLQPCVDCGKSHYGECWKRIGACLRCGSMEHRFRECPRRPDYGQTIGTGNIQPPRGGQQPVRGRSHGMGRCRGAPDRGMGHAEARQPALVYAACRRENRDSPEADAGTYFSHGVLIT from the exons atgagcacacgtggtactcgtggaTGGGGTACTAGGGGTCGTGGTAGAGGTCGTAGAGGGGCACGAACTGAGTCCCTTGCCACTGATACTATACCTGTGGTAGACGCTAGTAAGACACCGGTATCGCCTATGACAGATAGTGGGACAAGACCGTATGATTGTAcggctggggatgacgcactgtcccaagccatgcttcGTATTCTAGAGAGGGTCGCCAGACCCAACACTAGTACCGAAAGCCGTGGGTCAGTTTCGGAACGTCTCCGATCGAATGGAGCAGAAGTTTTTAAGGGCATTTCTggagtagccccgaatgtggctgagtactggttggaagccacgGAGAGAATAATGGATGACCTGGATTGCAAGGCTGAACAAAAGCTGAAAAGGGCGATATCACTACTTAGGGAGGAAGCTTACTA CTATGTAGATGcccgaaggaaggaattcttaaaCTTAACTCAAGGGGATCGGTCTGTTACtgagtatgaggcagagtttttGCGACTTAGCCGATATGCCCGTGGAATAGTAGCAACAGAGTACGAACGTTGTGTTCGGTTCGAGGATGGCCTCCGGGATAGTCTACGAGTattaatagctccacagagggagcgagattttgcgaCATTGgtagagaaagctaagatagctgaggatgTAAAGCGCGCTAAGCTCCAGAGTTGGGAAAAGAAAAGGAGTAAAAACAAAATAGATTTAAAGCCCTCCAATTCTGATCAGAGGCATAGGAAAAGTGCCAGGGCAGATGGGCCGGTCCGAGCTGAAGCCCCTATTGCTGCTTTTAGATTACAACCTTGTGTTGATTGCGGGAAAAGCCATTATGGCGAATGCTGGAAAAGGATTGGAGCCTGTTTAAGATGCGGATCAATGGAGCATCgtttcagagagtgtcctcggagaccAGATTATGGACAAACTATTGGTACGGGTAATATACAGCCACCGAGGGGTGGTCAGCAGCCAGTAAGAGGCCGTAGCCATGGAATGGGTCGTTGTCGTGGAGCACCAGATAGGGGTATGGGACATGCTGAGGCGAGACagccagctttggtctatgcagcatGTCGCCGTGAGAACAGAGACTCTCCGGAAGCAGATGCTGGTACGTACTTCTCTCATGGTgtattaattacttaa